The following nucleotide sequence is from candidate division WOR-3 bacterium.
CAGCCAACTTCGGTCAGCTTCATCTAAGGATCCCCAGGGTAAGAATATCAAATACCTTCAGACCTGCCCTTTTGCCTGCCAGGTGGAAGCGCTTTAATAAAGACTATGAGGAGTTTTTACTCGCTTTAAGCTACAGGTTGAAGCAGATATTTGCATTGAGATTTGAGGAGGTTGACAAAGTTGTTTATTTAGAGAATATAGGGGTAGCAGAAAATGTTTAAAAGGGATATTGCAAAATTTTTAAAAGATAGGATATATTTACACAATTTTAAGGGTTAGTCTCTACTTTTAAATATCATAGTCAATCAAATGATTTTAGGATTTGAAAGAATAGAGCTAAATAAAAAAATTGTAGAGGAGACAATTCTGAGGATTTCTTTGGAGAGATTTTTTTCCGACTTTAGTAGAACGAATTTTTCGTGATATTAAAAAATATGGAAATTTGAGATGTTACCCCAAAAAAACAGAGGCAACTATTCTTTTTTTAGATATTGTAGGATTCACAAAGATGATAGAAGGACTTCCTCTTATAGAGATTTCTAAAATTTTATGTGATTTTTTTTGATTTAATAGTCAATGAAATATTTGATGAAAATGGGGTAATATATATATGGGTGATGGATTAATGGCAATTTTTGGAGTTCCTGAGAAGGATGAAGAGCACGCCATTAGAGCTGTTCGATGTGGATTGAGTATTTTAAATAAACATTCTAAATTTATAAGTGATTTGCCTAACAACAAAAAATTTAACATACGTATAGGAATTGAATCAGGTGAAGTAATAGCAGGATACATGGGGTCAAGTAAAAGACTGGAATATACTGCAATGGGTTATGCAGTAGTAGCAGCAAAAAGAATAGAATCTTTAACAAAACCAAATAGTATTTATATAGGAAGGGAGACTTATAGAAAGATTTGTCATAGATTCAAAATATTTTTTGTAGGTATATTATCCTTACAGAAAGGTGAGGGGGAAATAGAGGTATGGGAAGTGTTGAGAGATTGAATGCTATAACAATTTTATAACTTTTATAACATTTTTAATATTGAATTTTAATTTGATTTTATTATAAAAAATTTCATTTAGGAGGTGGATATGATTTGGACAAGAAAAGATAAATTCAAAAAGTGGCTATTTATACTTTATCTAAAAAGATACAAACTCTTGAGGGATTCATGCTGGTTTTAGATTTAAAAACTAATAAAAGGAAAACAATAGAGATTCCTCTTGAAAAGAAAGATTACAGCAAAGAATTAAGAAGAGCCAAGATAATGATAAGATTTGGTTAAATAAATATGAAGCCTCTTTCAACTGGAGCACAAATAGCTATAAGTATAGCTGCTACAGAAGCAAAATTTATACCGAGTCCTTATCTTGAAAATGAACATGTTTTCTTAGGACTTTGCAAAGTAGAAGATGTATTGACCTTAGATGAAGTAGAGGGGATATCTGAAAACCAGTTTAATGATGCTAAAAGGGAAATACAAAATTTCTCTAATTTTCTCAGATCTTGTGGCATTGATCCAAAAACTGCTCGCAGAAGATTAAGAG
It contains:
- a CDS encoding transposase — its product is MARRGRKLDPETEFKHFISSMEDFLHRGQYPSLTILLEGILNYLMQKEREFYLQKNPQEYANGTYKRTLTANFGQLHLRIPRVRISNTFRPALLPARWKRFNKDYEEFLLALSYRLKQIFALRFEEVDKVVYLENIGVAENV
- a CDS encoding adenylate/guanylate cyclase domain-containing protein, with amino-acid sequence MGDGLMAIFGVPEKDEEHAIRAVRCGLSILNKHSKFISDLPNNKKFNIRIGIESGEVIAGYMGSSKRLEYTAMGYAVVAAKRIESLTKPNSIYIGRETYRKICHRFKIFFVGILSLQKGEGEIEVWEVLRD